A genomic window from Actinacidiphila yeochonensis CN732 includes:
- a CDS encoding endonuclease domain-containing protein — protein sequence MAGWTRLVAALARRRRTGTPADAPVRAEPAGRPPGAGALGGGRSAGTADGPRPFPAPHPARAVPVPVVPADQWQARRTPQLLYARMSNAERARLLRQRPDCELCVRRESAAVDHDAGTGRVRGVLCRSCNSWLGSMEAALCVPRNRMQTQAAYLHWRFEAGGTAALAWYRGELSYLGLSEQEFADGLRRVRRLLAVPCVYWTDDGQPPSRDTQWTKTGPLQDAEEADRHHRRLRHALGDGNVVVTAFEPDDGVNSPAPRGLVKPFTGDACSVYGYRA from the coding sequence ATGGCGGGGTGGACACGCCTGGTGGCCGCGCTGGCCAGGCGGCGCCGCACCGGCACCCCCGCCGACGCCCCGGTACGCGCTGAGCCCGCCGGGCGCCCGCCCGGCGCCGGCGCCCTGGGCGGCGGGCGCTCGGCGGGTACGGCGGACGGGCCCCGCCCGTTTCCCGCGCCGCACCCGGCCCGCGCGGTCCCGGTCCCGGTGGTGCCGGCCGATCAGTGGCAGGCCCGCCGTACCCCGCAACTGCTGTACGCGCGGATGTCGAACGCCGAGCGGGCCCGGCTGCTGCGGCAGCGCCCCGACTGCGAGCTGTGCGTGCGCAGGGAGTCGGCCGCCGTCGACCACGACGCGGGGACGGGCCGGGTGCGGGGTGTGCTGTGCAGGAGCTGCAACAGCTGGCTGGGGTCGATGGAGGCGGCGCTGTGCGTGCCCCGGAACCGGATGCAGACGCAGGCGGCCTACCTGCACTGGCGGTTCGAGGCCGGCGGCACGGCCGCGCTGGCCTGGTACCGGGGGGAGCTGTCCTATCTGGGCCTGAGCGAGCAGGAGTTCGCGGACGGCCTGCGCCGGGTGCGCCGGCTGCTGGCCGTCCCCTGCGTGTACTGGACCGACGACGGCCAGCCGCCCTCCCGCGACACCCAGTGGACGAAGACCGGCCCGCTTCAGGACGCCGAGGAGGCGGACCGCCACCACCGCCGTCTCCGGCACGCCCTGGGAGACGGGAACGTCGTCGTGACCGCGTTCGAGCCGGACGACGGGGTCAACAGCCCGGCCCCGCGCGGCCTGGTCAAGCCCTTCACCGGCGACGCCTGCTCGGTGTACGGGTACAGGGCCTGA
- a CDS encoding helix-turn-helix domain-containing protein: protein MLGRRVHVTGPARLKLGAELKKAYDRGASVRVLAEGCGRSYGFVHRLLTEAGTTMRTRGGANSRRSAAR, encoded by the coding sequence GTGCTGGGACGCCGCGTCCACGTCACCGGGCCGGCCCGGCTCAAGCTCGGGGCCGAGCTGAAGAAGGCGTACGACAGGGGGGCCTCGGTCCGGGTGCTCGCCGAGGGCTGCGGGAGGTCGTACGGGTTCGTGCACCGCCTGCTCACCGAGGCCGGGACCACCATGCGCACCCGCGGCGGCGCGAACTCCCGCCGTTCTGCGGCACGCTGA